The Sporomusaceae bacterium genome window below encodes:
- a CDS encoding SDR family oxidoreductase, translated as MEGMVVFMFDVKGKTAIVTGGGTGIGRAVSLMLAERGANVVVNYSRSESDAIATLAEVKKLGADGMICKADVSKDADARRMFAETMAKFGRVDVVVNNAGTTDHVAMDDLEGMKEEYWDNAWNTNVKGHFFLIRACAEELKKNKGCVVNVCSISGITGRGSSMAYCASKAAAISVTKSFALVLAPDVRVNAVLPGVVMTRWVGDKPEFARKLSAGTPLGRPAEAEDVGEAVVSLITGASFITGQAVIVDGGYTIINGNNIR; from the coding sequence ATGGAAGGAATGGTGGTATTTATGTTCGACGTGAAAGGAAAAACGGCGATCGTCACCGGCGGCGGCACGGGTATCGGCCGCGCCGTGTCGCTGATGCTGGCCGAGAGGGGGGCCAACGTTGTCGTCAACTACTCGCGCTCCGAGAGCGACGCGATCGCAACGCTGGCGGAGGTGAAAAAACTCGGCGCCGACGGGATGATCTGCAAGGCGGACGTATCCAAGGACGCCGACGCGCGCCGGATGTTCGCGGAGACGATGGCGAAGTTCGGCCGGGTGGATGTGGTCGTAAACAATGCCGGCACGACCGACCATGTGGCTATGGACGACCTGGAAGGAATGAAGGAAGAGTACTGGGACAATGCCTGGAATACGAACGTGAAAGGCCATTTTTTCCTCATCCGGGCGTGCGCCGAGGAGCTGAAGAAGAATAAGGGCTGCGTGGTGAACGTGTGCTCGATTTCCGGCATCACCGGCCGCGGCAGCTCGATGGCTTACTGTGCCTCGAAAGCGGCGGCGATCAGCGTGACCAAGTCGTTCGCTCTCGTGCTCGCCCCCGATGTGCGGGTGAACGCTGTGCTGCCAGGCGTGGTCATGACCCGCTGGGTGGGGGATAAACCTGAATTTGCCAGGAAGCTGTCGGCGGGGACGCCGCTGGGACGGCCGGCCGAAGCCGAGGATGTCGGCGAGGCGGTGGTCAGCCTGATAACGGGCGCCAGCTTTATTACCGGCCAGGCGGTGATCGTCGACGGCGGCTATACGATCATCAACGGCAATAATATTCGTTAG
- a CDS encoding LacI family DNA-binding transcriptional regulator — protein MEKVTIKDVAKHAGVSVATVSRVINSNYYVSPEVTRSVQQSIGELQYVPNLIARSLKKDATFSLGFLVSDITNNYFIEMAKAVEDIVNKEGYSLIVCSTENRKKRELAYLELLTSKKIDGLILNTTGENDDYVVGLSKKIPVVAVNRKIRDVCFRGDLVDSNSVQGAYELTTHLLDLGHRKIFVLNGALNVSTGRGRFTGFQKAMHEVGIDVGEGYPYRYDGDFTLEAGYQGAAAWARMSDRPTAMIVMNNMMTVGALKYVMNNGVSVPEELSIVAYERIENIELFSVRPTIAASDPSLMGGKVAELMLERIQNNGLNNREVVFQPRLIVGNGERRI, from the coding sequence GTGGAAAAGGTCACGATCAAGGATGTCGCCAAGCACGCGGGAGTATCGGTCGCCACCGTTTCTCGGGTCATCAACAGCAACTACTATGTAAGCCCGGAGGTCACCAGGAGCGTGCAGCAATCGATCGGCGAGCTGCAGTATGTGCCCAACCTCATTGCGAGGAGCCTGAAGAAGGACGCCACCTTTTCGCTGGGCTTCCTGGTTTCCGACATTACCAATAACTATTTCATCGAGATGGCCAAGGCGGTCGAGGATATTGTCAACAAAGAGGGCTACAGCCTGATAGTCTGCAGCACGGAGAACAGGAAGAAGCGCGAGCTGGCCTATCTCGAGCTGCTGACAAGCAAGAAGATCGACGGGCTGATCCTCAACACCACGGGCGAGAACGACGACTATGTGGTCGGGCTGAGCAAGAAGATTCCGGTGGTGGCGGTCAACCGCAAAATCCGCGACGTCTGCTTCCGCGGCGACCTTGTGGACAGCAACAGCGTCCAGGGGGCGTATGAGCTTACCACCCATCTGCTGGATCTCGGGCACCGCAAGATTTTCGTCCTCAACGGTGCACTGAACGTGAGCACCGGCCGGGGGAGGTTCACGGGTTTCCAGAAGGCGATGCACGAGGTCGGGATAGATGTCGGCGAGGGTTATCCTTACAGGTATGACGGCGACTTCACGCTGGAAGCCGGTTATCAGGGAGCGGCCGCCTGGGCGCGGATGAGCGACCGGCCGACGGCGATGATCGTAATGAACAACATGATGACCGTCGGGGCGCTGAAGTATGTGATGAACAACGGCGTGAGCGTGCCGGAGGAGCTGTCGATCGTGGCCTACGAAAGAATCGAGAACATCGAGCTGTTTTCGGTGCGGCCGACGATCGCCGCTTCGGACCCGTCGCTGATGGGCGGCAAGGTGGCCGAGCTTATGCTGGAGCGAATCCAGAACAACGGTCTCAATAATCGCGAGGTTGTTTTCCAGCCGCGACTGATTGTCGGCAACGGCGAGCGACGGATTTAA
- a CDS encoding MaoC family dehydratase: MVQDIPFAAVKVGDKASMTKTVSEFDVYTFAGVTGDFNPVHINSEYAKQTMFKERIAHGMLSAGFISAVLGTALPGANTIYMGQELSFRAPVKIGDTVTATVECIEKIEAKNRLIFRTTVTNQDGVLVVDGKATMLKK, translated from the coding sequence ATGGTGCAGGATATCCCGTTCGCCGCTGTCAAGGTCGGCGACAAGGCCAGCATGACCAAGACGGTGAGCGAGTTCGACGTCTATACCTTCGCCGGCGTGACCGGCGACTTCAACCCGGTGCATATCAACAGCGAATATGCCAAGCAGACGATGTTCAAGGAGCGGATCGCCCACGGCATGCTGTCGGCGGGATTCATCTCGGCCGTCCTCGGCACCGCCCTGCCGGGGGCCAACACCATCTACATGGGCCAGGAGCTCTCTTTCCGCGCCCCGGTGAAGATCGGCGACACGGTGACGGCTACGGTAGAGTGCATCGAGAAGATCGAGGCCAAGAACCGGCTGATTTTCCGGACGACGGTGACCAACCAGGACGGCGTGCTGGTGGTCGACGGCAAGGCGACGATGCTTAAAAAGTAA
- a CDS encoding acyl-CoA dehydrogenase, producing the protein MRFELTEDQLMMQKMVREFAEKQIAPGAAERDENERPDRALLDAIGELGLNGICFPEKYGGADGDYLSYVLAAEEICKADAGIGVSYMATVSLCAWPIFAYGSEEQKQKYLVPLVEGKKVGAFALTEPNAGTDAASQQTVAVDKGDHYLLNGSKIFITNGGEAETNVVFAMTDKTKGVKGISAFILEKGMPGFTFGKKEHKMGIRSSQTQELIFQDVKVPKENMLGKEGEGFKIAMSTLDGGRIGIATQGLGIAQSALDQAIKYSKERVQFGKPISANQAIAFMLADMAVKVDCARLLTYRAAYNKENGLPYSKEAAMAKLYASDIAMEVSTDAVQVFGGYGYSREYPVERLMRDAKIAQIYEGTNQVQKMVISGAILR; encoded by the coding sequence ATGCGCTTTGAGCTGACCGAAGACCAATTGATGATGCAGAAGATGGTCCGCGAATTCGCCGAGAAGCAGATCGCTCCGGGAGCAGCCGAGCGGGACGAGAACGAGCGGCCTGACCGCGCGCTCCTCGACGCGATCGGCGAGCTTGGCCTCAACGGCATCTGTTTTCCCGAGAAGTACGGCGGCGCCGACGGCGACTATCTGAGCTATGTGCTGGCCGCCGAGGAGATCTGCAAGGCCGACGCCGGCATCGGCGTGTCTTACATGGCTACGGTGTCGCTGTGCGCCTGGCCGATTTTCGCCTATGGCTCGGAAGAGCAGAAGCAGAAATACCTCGTGCCGCTGGTGGAGGGTAAAAAGGTGGGCGCTTTCGCTCTCACCGAGCCGAACGCCGGCACCGACGCCGCTTCCCAGCAGACGGTGGCTGTCGACAAGGGCGATCACTACCTGTTGAACGGCAGTAAGATTTTTATCACCAACGGCGGCGAGGCCGAGACCAACGTTGTTTTTGCCATGACCGACAAGACGAAGGGCGTCAAGGGCATCAGCGCCTTTATCCTGGAGAAGGGCATGCCCGGCTTCACCTTCGGCAAGAAGGAGCACAAGATGGGCATCCGCTCTTCGCAGACCCAGGAGCTGATTTTCCAGGATGTGAAGGTGCCGAAGGAAAACATGCTCGGCAAGGAGGGCGAAGGGTTCAAGATCGCTATGTCGACCCTCGACGGCGGCCGCATCGGCATCGCCACCCAGGGGCTGGGCATCGCCCAGTCGGCTCTCGACCAGGCAATCAAATACTCGAAGGAGCGGGTGCAGTTCGGCAAGCCGATTTCCGCCAACCAGGCCATCGCCTTTATGCTGGCCGACATGGCTGTCAAGGTCGACTGCGCCAGGCTGCTGACTTACCGGGCCGCCTACAACAAGGAGAACGGCCTGCCGTATTCCAAGGAAGCGGCGATGGCGAAGCTGTACGCGTCCGATATCGCTATGGAGGTGTCCACCGACGCCGTGCAGGTCTTCGGCGGCTACGGCTACAGCCGCGAGTACCCGGTCGAGCGCCTGATGCGCGACGCCAAGATCGCCCAGATCTACGAGGGCACCAACCAGGTGCAGAAGATGGTCATTTCGGGAGCCATTCTCCGCTAA
- a CDS encoding 4-hydroxyphenylacetate 3-hydroxylase family protein gives MALMTAAQYEESLRKMKFNLYLLGEKVASPVDHPIIRPSLNAVKMTYSLAHDPAHEELMTATSSLTGRKINRFAHLHQSADDLVKKVKMQRLLGQKTASCFQRCVGMDAINAVESVTFEMDRELGTDYHARFIDFVTMVQDGDLTVDGAMTDPKGDRSLPPHKQADPDLFLRVVEKRADGIVVRGAKCHQTGALNSHWILVMPTISMGEEDAAYAVCFAAPADAAGITYIYGRQSCDTRKLEGGEIDTGNSTFGGHESLVIFEDVFVPWKDVFMCGEYRFSGALVERFAGYHRQSYGGCKVGVGDVLIGAAALAAEYNGAAKASHVKDKLIEMVHLNETLYACGIACSAAGARTASGTYLIDMLLANVCKQNVTRFPYEIARLAEDIAGGLFVTMPSEQDFRHPEIGPKLEKYLGGTAGVPTEHRLRILRLVENLTLGTAAVGYRTESMHGAGSPQAQRIMIARQGNLEAKKELAKKIAGIAGKDTVS, from the coding sequence ATGGCGCTCATGACAGCGGCGCAGTATGAGGAAAGCCTGCGCAAGATGAAGTTCAACCTGTATCTGCTGGGGGAGAAGGTCGCCAGTCCGGTCGACCACCCCATTATCCGTCCGTCGCTGAATGCGGTGAAGATGACGTATTCCCTGGCGCACGACCCGGCCCACGAGGAGCTGATGACGGCGACGTCCAGCCTGACGGGGCGGAAGATCAACCGTTTCGCCCACCTGCACCAGAGCGCCGACGACCTGGTGAAGAAGGTGAAGATGCAACGGCTGCTGGGCCAGAAGACGGCGTCGTGCTTCCAGCGCTGTGTGGGCATGGACGCGATCAACGCCGTCGAGAGCGTGACGTTCGAGATGGACCGGGAACTGGGGACGGATTATCACGCTCGGTTCATCGATTTTGTCACCATGGTGCAGGACGGCGATCTGACGGTCGACGGGGCGATGACCGACCCCAAGGGCGACCGCAGCCTCCCGCCCCACAAGCAGGCCGACCCCGACCTTTTCCTCCGCGTGGTCGAGAAGCGGGCCGACGGTATTGTGGTGCGCGGGGCGAAGTGCCACCAGACGGGGGCGCTCAACTCGCACTGGATTCTGGTGATGCCGACGATCAGCATGGGTGAGGAGGACGCGGCTTATGCCGTGTGCTTCGCGGCGCCCGCCGACGCGGCCGGCATAACGTATATCTACGGTCGCCAGTCGTGCGATACCCGCAAGCTGGAGGGCGGGGAGATCGATACCGGCAACAGCACGTTCGGCGGGCACGAGTCGCTGGTGATTTTCGAGGATGTGTTCGTGCCGTGGAAGGATGTATTCATGTGCGGCGAGTACCGCTTCAGCGGTGCGCTTGTCGAGCGCTTCGCCGGGTACCACCGCCAGAGCTACGGCGGCTGCAAGGTGGGCGTGGGCGACGTGCTGATCGGCGCCGCCGCGCTGGCCGCCGAGTACAACGGCGCCGCGAAGGCGTCGCATGTCAAGGATAAGCTGATCGAGATGGTTCACCTCAACGAGACGCTGTACGCCTGCGGCATCGCCTGCTCGGCCGCCGGGGCGCGGACGGCCTCGGGGACGTACCTGATCGATATGCTGCTGGCCAATGTCTGTAAGCAGAATGTGACCCGCTTCCCGTACGAGATCGCCCGCCTGGCCGAGGATATCGCCGGCGGCCTGTTCGTGACCATGCCGTCGGAGCAGGATTTCCGCCACCCGGAGATCGGGCCGAAGCTTGAGAAGTACCTGGGCGGCACGGCGGGCGTGCCGACCGAGCACCGCCTGCGGATACTCAGGCTGGTGGAGAATCTGACGCTGGGAACGGCGGCGGTCGGCTACCGCACCGAGTCGATGCACGGCGCCGGCTCGCCCCAGGCGCAGCGGATCATGATCGCCCGCCAGGGCAACCTTGAGGCCAAAAAGGAATTGGCGAAGAAGATCGCCGGGATAGCCGGCAAAGATACTGTCTCCTAA
- a CDS encoding indolepyruvate oxidoreductase subunit beta: MKFDLVIAGVGGQGNILASQVVAKCAMDAGYNVVNTETKGAAQRGGSVLSHVRIADGEIFSPLVPAGQADVLLGFEPLEALRYIGLLSKKGTFIINTAPVPTILANMKVDEYPSTEQIVAIIKDKGLAGHFLNATRAAKELGNVLLTNVVMLGALTAVSNVLSPDVILKKLLTMVDEKFHADDSRAFAVGRGLIGKEG, encoded by the coding sequence ATGAAGTTCGATTTAGTGATCGCCGGCGTCGGCGGCCAGGGGAACATCCTTGCTTCCCAAGTCGTCGCCAAGTGCGCGATGGATGCCGGCTATAATGTGGTGAATACGGAGACGAAGGGCGCTGCCCAGCGGGGCGGTTCGGTGCTGTCCCATGTGCGGATCGCCGACGGGGAGATTTTTTCGCCGCTGGTGCCGGCGGGCCAGGCGGATGTGCTGCTCGGCTTCGAGCCGCTGGAGGCGCTGCGCTATATCGGCCTGTTGAGCAAGAAGGGCACGTTCATCATCAACACGGCGCCGGTGCCGACCATCCTCGCCAATATGAAGGTGGACGAATACCCGAGCACCGAGCAGATCGTGGCGATTATCAAGGATAAGGGGCTTGCCGGCCATTTCCTGAATGCGACCAGGGCGGCCAAGGAGCTTGGCAACGTGCTGCTGACCAATGTGGTGATGCTGGGGGCGTTAACGGCGGTGAGCAACGTGCTGTCGCCCGACGTTATCCTGAAGAAGCTGCTGACGATGGTGGACGAGAAGTTTCACGCCGACGACAGCCGCGCGTTCGCGGTCGGCCGCGGCCTGATAGGCAAGGAGGGCTGA